Proteins from a genomic interval of Vicia villosa cultivar HV-30 ecotype Madison, WI unplaced genomic scaffold, Vvil1.0 ctg.000107F_1_1, whole genome shotgun sequence:
- the LOC131624183 gene encoding metacaspase-1 yields MYSNVIIHCSSCHTPLQVPPGAGSIRCALCQAVTPVTDPRAIPPQPYSSPHAPPPPSPYSQAPPGPPPNPHGRKKAVIVGISYKFSRHELKGCINDAKCMRYLLINKYSFPESSIIMLTEEEDPHGPKFPSKHNIRMAMFWLTQGCQPGDSLVFHYSGHGSQQRNYNGEEADGFDETICPLDFETQGMIVDDEINATLVRPLTHGVRLHALIDACHSGTVMDLPFLCRMNSRGQYVWEDHRPRSGVWKGSSGGEVISFSGCDDHQTSADTSALSKITSTGAMTFCFIQAIERSGPGATYGTILTAMRTAIKNAGSGGSGGGDVVTSLISMLLTGGSLTAGGLRQEPQLTAGEAFDVYRKPFSL; encoded by the exons ATGTACAGCAACGTAATCATCCACTGTTCCAGCTGCCACACGCCTCTCCAGGTCCCACCCGGCGCCGGATCAATCCGCTGCGCACTCTGCCAAGCTGTCACTCCCGTCACCGACCCACGCGCCATCCCTCCTCAACCCTATTCGTCTCCTCACGCTCCACCTCCTCCTTCCCCTTACAGCCAAGCGCCGCCCGGTCCTCCCCCGAACCCTCACGGCCGTAAAAAGGCCGTGATCGTCGGAATCTCGTATAAATTCTCGCGGCATGAACTTAAGGGATGCATCAATGACGCTAAGTGCATGCGGTATCTTCTCATCAATAAGTATAGTTTTCCGGAATCTTCCATCATTATGCTTACTG AAGAAGAAGACCCTCATGGTCCCAAATTTCCATCCAAGCACAACATCAGGATGGCAATGTTTTGGCTCACACAAGGATGTCAACCTGGAGACTCCCTGGTTTTTCATTATTCTGGTCATGGATCGCAGCAAAGGAACTATAATGGTGAAGAAGCTGATGGTTTTGATGAAACTATTTGTCCTTTGGATTTTGAAACACAGGGTATGATAGTAGATGACGAGATCAATGCAACGCTCGTAAGGCCTCTTACTCACGGGGTTAGGCTGCATGCACTAATTGATGCCTGCCATAGTGGCACAGTTATGGATTTGCCATTTCTTTGCAGAATGAACAG CCGTGGACAGTATGTATGGGAGGATCATCGCCCTAGGTCAGGTGTATGGAAGGGATCAAGTGGTGGAGAAGTTATAAGTTTTAGTGGATGCGATGACCACCAAACTTCTGCTGATACTTCT GCACTATCCAAAATTACATCAACTGGAGCCATGACGTTTTGCTTCATCCAAGCAATAGAGCGCTCTGGTCCAGGTGCCACATATGGCACCATTCTTACTGCAATGCGCACTGCCATTAAAAATGCTGGCAGCGGAGGTAGTGGGGGCGGTGATGTGGTAACATCTCTTATTTCCATGCTTTTGACTGGAGGTAGTCTTACTGCTGGTGGGCTGAGACAG GAACCACAGTTAACAGCTGGGGAAGCATTCGATGTTTATAGAAAACCTTTCTCGTTATAA